From a region of the Calliphora vicina chromosome 4, idCalVici1.1, whole genome shotgun sequence genome:
- the LOC135956638 gene encoding uncharacterized protein LOC135956638, with product FAVACVLACDPHGNNQPECSSSNLNVPIRNFWDPTHYWVCNSAGSTAESVRCPDANGFDSTKGACVHFEEWAWTEPCPSA from the coding sequence TTTGCTGTTGCCTGTGTTTTGGCTTGTGATCCCCATGGCAATAATCAGCCTGAATGTTCTAGCAGCAATTTGAATGTACCCATTCGTAACTTCTGGGATCCCACTCACTACTGGGTGTGTAACTCGGCTGGTTCTACTGCCGAATCTGTACGTTGTCCCGACGCTAACGGCTTTGATTCGACAAAGGGTGCCTGTGTTCATTTCGAAGAATGGGCTTGGACTGAACCTTGTCCATCTGCTTAA
- the LOC135956909 gene encoding uncharacterized protein LOC135956909: MKSYICFAVLAFAVACVLACDPDGNNQPECSSSNLNIPIRNFWDPTHYWECKSAGAAPESIRCPDSQGFDSAKGACVPFEEWQWTEPCPEAAASTCDPHSNNMPECSSSNLNVPIRNFWDPTHYWMCNSAGSAAESVRCPDANGFDSTKGACVHFEEWAWTEPCPAA, encoded by the exons ATGAAATCTT atatctgTTTTGCTGTTTTGGCCTTTGCTGTTGCCTGTGTTTTGGCCTGTGATCCCGATGGTAATAATCAGCCAGAATGTTCCAGCAGCAATTTGAATATACCCATTCGTAACTTCTGGGATCCCACCCACTACTGGGAATGTAAATCTGCTGGCGCTGCCCCTGAATCTATACGTTGTCCCGATTCTCAAGGTTTCGATTCGGCCAAGGGTGCTTGTGTACCATTCGAAGAGTGGCAATGGACCGAACCTTGCCCTGAAGCCGCCGCCTCTA CCTGTGATCCCCATAGCAACAATATGCCAGAATGTTCTAGCAGCAATTTGAATGTACCCATTCGTAACTTCTGGGATCCCACTCACTACTGGATGTGTAACTCGGCTGGTTCTGCTGCTGAATCTGTACGTTGTCCCGATGCTAACGGCTTCGATTCTACAAAGGGTGCTTGTGTTCATTTCGAAGAATGGGCATGGACTGAACCTTGTCCAGCTGCttaa